In Microvenator marinus, one genomic interval encodes:
- a CDS encoding monovalent cation/H+ antiporter subunit D, which yields MTDHFMVLPVLIPLISAMVCLLFGTRFRDVKRGIGIVALLSTIGVAGYMVSLAHTDQIVTYGLGNWPSPFGILFVLDRLSAAMVLLTSMLALFAFAYGITSVDEKSGYFHFIFLMQIAGVNGAFLTGDMFNLFVFFEILLLSAYVLVIYGGGPARIRTGIQFVLLNLVGSALFLIGVGIIYAVTGTLNMADMAVKAAQVSLEDAALLRAGGYLLILVFCIKSAMFPVYFWLPNSYAAASAPVAALFAIATKVGVYTVLRSTTLVFGNDRGLASNLMDDYLQPVALITLMLGTAGALGAHKLRTMNAYLVIASVGTILAGVGMYTAEAISGSLYYMMHSTFISAALFLVADMVLQQRGEKHLDSLAPGPAVREPLLIGMLFFICAIAIAGLPPVSGFIGKVMLLKASVSTPTTFEFWAIVLTTSFFTLIGLSRAGTMLFWKTDAPLDRNYTTVKFKALPVIGLLLCILTLTIYGGPISEYFDAAGQQIMNPNQYINAVLGEVKQ from the coding sequence ATGACTGACCACTTTATGGTTTTGCCGGTGCTCATTCCTCTCATCAGCGCCATGGTGTGCCTGCTTTTTGGCACCCGTTTCCGTGACGTCAAGCGAGGCATCGGGATCGTGGCACTCCTGAGTACCATTGGAGTTGCGGGCTATATGGTGAGCCTGGCTCATACCGATCAAATTGTCACTTACGGCCTGGGCAATTGGCCGAGTCCTTTTGGAATTCTCTTCGTGCTAGACCGCTTGAGTGCCGCCATGGTCCTCCTGACGTCTATGCTGGCGCTCTTTGCCTTTGCTTACGGCATCACGAGCGTGGACGAAAAAAGCGGCTATTTCCACTTTATATTCCTGATGCAAATTGCCGGTGTGAACGGTGCGTTCCTCACAGGCGATATGTTCAACCTCTTCGTGTTCTTCGAGATCCTGCTCCTTTCGGCGTACGTGCTCGTCATTTACGGCGGCGGTCCGGCGCGGATAAGGACAGGTATTCAGTTCGTCTTGTTGAACCTCGTGGGGTCGGCACTCTTCCTAATCGGCGTGGGTATCATCTACGCCGTGACAGGCACCTTGAACATGGCCGATATGGCCGTCAAAGCTGCTCAAGTGAGCCTGGAAGACGCTGCACTTTTACGCGCTGGCGGCTACCTGCTGATTCTGGTCTTCTGCATCAAATCAGCCATGTTCCCGGTCTACTTCTGGTTGCCAAACTCCTACGCTGCAGCGTCTGCGCCTGTTGCGGCATTGTTTGCGATTGCCACCAAAGTGGGCGTCTACACGGTGTTGAGAAGCACCACGCTCGTCTTCGGGAATGACCGCGGACTCGCCTCCAACCTCATGGACGACTACCTGCAGCCAGTGGCACTTATTACGCTCATGCTCGGTACCGCAGGCGCGCTCGGTGCCCACAAATTGCGCACCATGAATGCCTATCTGGTCATCGCCTCAGTGGGCACCATCTTGGCAGGTGTGGGCATGTACACAGCTGAAGCCATCAGCGGCAGCCTCTACTACATGATGCACTCCACGTTCATCTCGGCCGCCCTTTTCCTGGTGGCTGATATGGTACTGCAGCAGCGCGGCGAGAAGCATCTCGACTCACTCGCGCCGGGCCCAGCCGTCCGCGAGCCACTCTTGATTGGAATGCTCTTCTTCATCTGCGCCATCGCCATCGCCGGCCTACCTCCGGTGTCTGGATTCATCGGCAAGGTGATGTTGCTCAAGGCTTCGGTCTCAACGCCAACCACGTTCGAATTCTGGGCCATCGTACTCACCACGAGTTTCTTCACCCTCATCGGACTGAGCCGTGCTGGAACCATGCTCTTCTGGAAGACGGACGCCCCACTCGACCGCAACTACACCACCGTGAAATTCAAGGCCCTGCCCGTGATCGGCCTCTTGCTCTGCATCTTGACGCTCACCATCTACGGCGGGCCAATTTCTGAGTACTTCGATGCCGCCGGCCAACAGATCATGAATCCAAATCAGTACATCAATGCCGTGCTCGGGGAGGTGAAACAATGA
- a CDS encoding Na+/H+ antiporter subunit E, translated as MNKLFPQPVLSLTLLIIWLLVQMSFSIGNIIMGAILGFVVPLLTAKFWPDSPAIKSYPKLFKYILVFLYDVLVANIQVAAWILGPQDKLRPRWLYMPLEVQDPFSITLLAATISLTPGTVSAHISADRKLLVIHCLNSPDDEATVQGMKERYEKPILEIFG; from the coding sequence ATGAACAAGCTCTTCCCTCAGCCCGTACTATCGCTGACGCTGCTCATCATATGGCTTCTGGTCCAGATGTCGTTCTCGATTGGAAACATCATCATGGGAGCCATCCTCGGCTTTGTGGTGCCTCTCTTGACCGCAAAGTTCTGGCCCGACTCCCCGGCAATTAAGAGCTACCCGAAACTCTTTAAGTATATTTTGGTCTTTCTTTACGACGTGCTCGTCGCCAATATTCAAGTTGCAGCATGGATTTTGGGGCCGCAGGACAAGCTTCGTCCGAGATGGCTCTACATGCCGCTCGAGGTCCAGGATCCCTTCTCAATCACGCTGCTCGCCGCGACCATCTCCCTGACACCAGGAACCGTCTCAGCGCATATCAGCGCCGATAGAAAGCTCCTCGTGATTCATTGCCTCAACTCGCCAGACGATGAGGCCACGGTGCAAGGGATGAAGGAGCGCTATGAAAAACCAATTCTGGAGATTTTCGGATGA
- a CDS encoding K+/H+ antiporter subunit F: MLTYALSFAMVAVIIALLMNLYRMFVGPRTLDRVVALDTMYINAIALIVMLGIYLDSVLYFEAALLIAMMGFVGTVALGKYFLRGDIIE; the protein is encoded by the coding sequence ATACTGACCTATGCCCTCAGCTTCGCGATGGTCGCCGTTATCATCGCCTTGCTCATGAATCTCTATCGAATGTTCGTAGGCCCCCGAACGCTTGACCGAGTGGTGGCCCTCGACACCATGTACATCAACGCCATTGCGCTGATCGTCATGCTCGGAATCTATCTCGACTCCGTGCTCTATTTCGAAGCCGCACTGCTCATCGCCATGATGGGATTTGTTGGAACTGTAGCGCTTGGGAAGTACTTCCTGCGCGGGGACATCATCGAGTAA
- a CDS encoding fumarylacetoacetate hydrolase family protein — MKLATLNDNTRDGRLILVSRDGSRYVEVADIAPTMQDALDRWNEVEGALKARSAELESSSIPSHPVEISKLHSPLPRAYEWIDGSAYINHIVLVRKARGAEPPETLETDPLIYQGGSGTFLAPTQDIPLVDFNWGLDFEAEIAVILGDTPQGVTPDNALDYVRLIVLVNDITLRNLIPPELAKGFGFFNSKPSSAFSPFALTPDELGDAWKNGRVHLPLRTTYNGELFGDPEAGPEMHFGFKELIAHIAKTRPFTAGTILGSGTVSNEDRSRGSSCLAEKRMIEKIDTGEFHTPFMNAGDTVEIEMLDKNGHNLFGTISQKVVKV, encoded by the coding sequence GTGAAACTTGCGACCCTAAACGACAACACCAGAGACGGACGACTTATCCTCGTGAGCCGAGACGGCTCAAGGTACGTCGAAGTAGCCGATATCGCCCCAACCATGCAGGACGCTCTCGACCGATGGAACGAGGTAGAAGGCGCCCTCAAAGCTCGTTCGGCCGAGCTTGAGTCTTCAAGCATTCCGTCGCATCCGGTCGAGATTTCCAAACTCCACTCGCCTCTTCCAAGAGCGTACGAATGGATCGACGGGTCTGCGTACATCAACCATATCGTTCTGGTCCGAAAGGCACGCGGTGCCGAGCCGCCAGAGACCCTCGAGACTGATCCCCTGATCTATCAAGGAGGCTCCGGCACGTTCCTCGCGCCTACTCAAGATATCCCGCTCGTGGACTTCAATTGGGGGCTCGATTTCGAGGCTGAGATCGCAGTGATTCTGGGAGATACACCTCAAGGTGTGACACCGGACAACGCGCTCGACTACGTTCGACTCATCGTTTTGGTCAACGACATTACTCTTCGAAACCTCATCCCACCTGAGCTCGCCAAAGGGTTCGGATTCTTCAATTCTAAGCCGTCTAGCGCCTTCTCGCCTTTCGCGCTCACGCCAGACGAGCTTGGAGACGCGTGGAAGAATGGACGCGTCCATCTCCCTCTCAGGACCACGTACAACGGGGAGCTCTTCGGCGATCCCGAAGCAGGCCCCGAGATGCATTTCGGATTCAAGGAGCTCATCGCTCACATCGCCAAAACCAGACCATTTACGGCAGGAACTATCCTTGGATCCGGCACCGTTTCTAATGAAGACCGCTCGAGAGGCTCGTCATGCCTTGCTGAAAAGCGCATGATCGAGAAGATCGACACCGGCGAGTTCCACACACCCTTCATGAATGCCGGAGACACCGTCGAAATCGAAATGCTCGACAAAAACGGTCATAACCTTTTCGGCACCATCTCTCAAAAAGTAGTTAAAGTATGA
- the maiA gene encoding maleylacetoacetate isomerase: protein MKLYGYWRSSATWRLRTMLAFKGVEFEYIPVHLVRDGGHQNASWYKEMNPMAQVPTLVVTHNGSTYELGQSMAIMEFLEENYPVPPLLPDDLVQRARARQFAEIINSGVQPLQNLAVLQHLKFLGEDSNTWAMKWIEKGLSAYEELAAESKSKFSVGDSPTFADICLIPQLYNARRFDVDVAAFPRLLAIEAACQELEAFKASHPDQWEEADANP from the coding sequence ATGAAACTCTACGGTTATTGGCGGAGCTCCGCGACATGGCGGCTCCGCACGATGCTCGCGTTTAAAGGGGTGGAATTCGAATACATCCCGGTTCACCTCGTCAGGGACGGCGGACATCAAAACGCCTCTTGGTACAAGGAAATGAACCCCATGGCACAGGTCCCGACCCTCGTCGTGACTCATAACGGGTCCACCTATGAGCTGGGCCAATCCATGGCCATCATGGAGTTCTTGGAAGAGAACTATCCGGTCCCTCCTTTGTTGCCAGACGATCTCGTGCAGCGCGCACGCGCTCGACAATTTGCCGAGATCATCAATTCCGGCGTGCAACCACTCCAAAATCTGGCCGTACTTCAACACCTAAAGTTTTTGGGCGAAGACTCAAACACTTGGGCCATGAAGTGGATCGAAAAGGGGCTCAGCGCCTACGAGGAGCTTGCAGCGGAGTCGAAATCCAAGTTTTCGGTAGGCGATAGCCCAACTTTCGCCGATATCTGCCTCATTCCCCAACTCTACAACGCCCGCCGATTTGACGTAGACGTTGCGGCGTTCCCGCGGCTCCTCGCGATTGAAGCTGCTTGCCAGGAGCTCGAGGCGTTCAAGGCCTCGCACCCAGATCAATGGGAAGAAGCGGATGCAAACCCCTGA
- a CDS encoding GNAT family N-acetyltransferase produces the protein MQTPELRFELKHFRDLTIYEVHDIFHLRDVVFVVGQKITAVSEIDGEDPKCHHAMLWAGPRLVGTARVFADLDPMVVGRVAVHIEMQRSGLGTTLMKEIQAWLGERPAELHAQAHLENWYSNLGWKRVGDVFMEADIPHVHMLLNSL, from the coding sequence ATGCAAACCCCTGAATTGCGATTCGAGCTCAAACACTTTCGAGATCTGACCATCTACGAAGTCCACGACATCTTCCATCTACGCGATGTTGTCTTCGTGGTGGGCCAAAAGATTACCGCCGTAAGCGAGATCGACGGGGAAGACCCCAAATGCCACCACGCCATGCTCTGGGCGGGCCCGAGACTTGTCGGAACCGCCAGAGTTTTTGCGGATCTTGACCCCATGGTTGTAGGACGCGTCGCCGTTCACATCGAGATGCAGCGCTCCGGCCTCGGTACCACGCTAATGAAGGAAATCCAGGCGTGGCTTGGTGAGCGCCCGGCCGAACTCCACGCGCAAGCCCACCTCGAAAACTGGTATTCAAATTTGGGCTGGAAGCGTGTGGGGGACGTCTTTATGGAAGCCGACATTCCACATGTGCACATGCTTCTTAACTCACTCTAG
- a CDS encoding M48 family metallopeptidase: MNSERFPFFKTFILPMFWILVIPICGAVFAEVADSKYDSMIRDGIYKGIDAEAVGAAEKAELKAQYESISFADVCVSTEPEMAEFRRYLDKTCGDYAQFGYIKLAAWIAILMALFAMLFIGVAGAASLKSRELQLQSLRVGVPLLKFVAATQMILQGFVLVMLSYWVTALFFNVFFVKIIFVVGFMALAGVGIAIRGIFRRVHHPFFVVGELLTRETAPELWASVDRICAELGTEPPNQIMAGIDDNFFVTEHTITVPDGELTGRTLFVSLSLLRHFSVEEAEAIIAHEMAHFSGGDTLFSLKTSPLLSRFDQYLAELNDFSTLMAFYLLNAFRGLMELSLGKHSRDREFRADQVAADAVGADHFGSALLKLAAYSQYRIRIEDDLFSKDEKHAELTLADRINEGFRDYACSPLFSDGIAEASIPHPFDSHPLMIERLAKFGVFSESEFGEVASRSPEHLILKGDSVLEMEERQWAAYEEQFQKAHSHFLCYRYLPSNEDEIAHVEHFFPEQVFEQKKSMLGKKHGDIVLRYDSVYIPQLSPDPFHFADVTEVLFIEDQSQIQVFTTLQKNPFKGTVAVPIILEIGAYHERYKSAEEWLATRSSPED; this comes from the coding sequence ATGAATTCCGAACGTTTTCCATTCTTCAAGACATTCATCCTTCCCATGTTCTGGATCTTAGTGATCCCCATCTGCGGAGCCGTGTTTGCCGAAGTAGCAGATTCGAAATACGACTCAATGATTCGAGATGGGATCTACAAGGGGATCGACGCTGAGGCTGTTGGCGCCGCCGAGAAGGCGGAGTTGAAGGCTCAATACGAATCAATTTCCTTTGCCGACGTTTGTGTCAGCACCGAGCCAGAGATGGCGGAATTCAGAAGGTATCTGGACAAGACTTGCGGAGATTACGCTCAGTTCGGATACATCAAGCTCGCCGCCTGGATTGCGATTCTGATGGCGCTCTTTGCGATGCTCTTCATCGGTGTTGCGGGGGCTGCGTCATTGAAGTCACGCGAGTTGCAACTCCAGAGCCTTCGTGTCGGGGTACCACTGCTCAAATTCGTGGCTGCCACACAGATGATCCTGCAAGGATTTGTCCTAGTCATGCTTTCCTACTGGGTTACGGCGCTCTTCTTCAACGTCTTCTTCGTGAAAATTATCTTCGTTGTAGGCTTTATGGCGCTGGCCGGGGTCGGCATCGCCATTAGAGGCATCTTTCGGCGGGTTCATCATCCCTTCTTTGTGGTTGGTGAACTGCTTACACGAGAGACCGCGCCGGAGCTCTGGGCCTCGGTGGACCGGATCTGTGCCGAGTTGGGAACCGAGCCGCCTAACCAAATCATGGCCGGAATCGATGACAACTTCTTTGTTACTGAGCACACCATTACCGTACCCGACGGCGAACTTACCGGAAGAACCCTCTTTGTGAGTCTGTCCCTTTTGCGTCACTTCTCAGTGGAGGAAGCCGAGGCGATTATCGCGCATGAAATGGCGCATTTTAGCGGCGGAGATACGCTTTTCTCTCTGAAGACGAGCCCCCTACTGAGTCGCTTTGACCAGTACCTTGCAGAGTTGAATGACTTCTCCACGCTGATGGCATTCTATCTCCTAAACGCGTTCAGGGGACTCATGGAACTCTCGTTGGGAAAGCACTCGCGCGACCGTGAATTTCGCGCCGACCAGGTCGCCGCTGACGCTGTGGGAGCCGACCATTTTGGCTCCGCCTTGCTCAAACTTGCCGCCTACAGTCAGTACCGTATAAGAATCGAAGATGACCTTTTTTCAAAAGATGAAAAACACGCGGAGCTGACGTTAGCTGACCGAATCAACGAAGGGTTTCGTGACTACGCATGCAGCCCGCTTTTTTCGGATGGGATCGCTGAAGCCAGCATCCCGCACCCCTTCGATTCGCACCCGCTCATGATCGAACGACTTGCGAAGTTTGGAGTGTTCAGCGAGTCCGAGTTTGGCGAGGTGGCGAGTCGTTCGCCGGAACATCTCATTCTGAAAGGTGATTCGGTTCTTGAGATGGAGGAAAGGCAGTGGGCTGCTTATGAGGAGCAGTTTCAGAAGGCCCATAGCCACTTCCTTTGCTACCGATATCTGCCTTCAAATGAGGATGAGATCGCTCACGTCGAACACTTTTTCCCCGAACAAGTCTTTGAACAGAAGAAGTCGATGCTCGGCAAGAAGCACGGCGATATTGTGCTTCGCTACGACTCAGTCTACATCCCGCAGCTCTCACCCGACCCATTTCATTTTGCGGATGTGACGGAAGTTCTTTTCATCGAAGATCAATCGCAGATTCAGGTCTTCACGACCCTACAAAAGAACCCTTTCAAAGGTACCGTTGCGGTTCCAATCATTTTGGAGATTGGGGCCTACCACGAACGCTATAAGAGCGCCGAGGAATGGCTGGCTACGCGTTCCTCACCTGAAGACTAG
- a CDS encoding alpha/beta hydrolase family protein: protein MLPLDLIRRPYRHKNTGWATASLIAGVLALAAPLQGCSESDPVTEDLSDIGDMAGPDDMGDTDSALDMSPDELTLEDLQGPGPYEVGFHTFEYEYEVVPGESREIVINVWYPASEPSDEVARYMGAVRDPLSFVDAPLAHTRGRLPVHVHSHGDQGFGGTSARLFRHFVSHGWVVIAPDHTGNLLISNIQPRPIPLYDWRAKDISASLDFAESLSQHPLAGKLKLDAVLLSGHSYGALTTWSLIGKVWNTDYVAERCEMAGNPDHPCTADYASSFEAGHRDARIVASVPMAGLVSEDWYGNDFSGVDVPVLAVTGSEDQIGQAEQWERVSGVDFTWIDIEGACHQAFALGNCPTAPNEVVDPVINSFTLAFGIRHVLGSQDPVIARVLDGQAEYPIVSFQRKQ, encoded by the coding sequence ATGTTACCTCTTGATTTGATACGGCGCCCTTATAGACACAAAAATACAGGCTGGGCAACAGCTTCCTTGATTGCAGGGGTTTTGGCGCTCGCTGCGCCACTCCAGGGTTGTTCAGAGTCAGATCCAGTCACGGAGGATTTGTCAGATATTGGCGATATGGCCGGGCCCGATGACATGGGGGACACAGATTCCGCCTTAGACATGAGCCCCGATGAACTCACGCTCGAAGATCTCCAAGGTCCAGGCCCTTACGAGGTAGGTTTCCATACCTTTGAATACGAGTACGAAGTCGTACCGGGTGAGTCGCGAGAAATAGTCATCAATGTGTGGTACCCAGCAAGCGAGCCCAGTGATGAAGTTGCCCGCTACATGGGTGCGGTGCGGGACCCTTTGAGTTTTGTGGACGCACCACTCGCCCACACTCGGGGGCGGTTGCCCGTGCACGTGCATTCCCATGGCGACCAGGGATTCGGGGGTACATCTGCTCGCCTCTTTCGTCATTTTGTGTCGCACGGTTGGGTGGTCATTGCGCCCGATCATACAGGCAATTTACTCATCTCCAACATACAACCGCGTCCAATTCCTCTCTACGATTGGCGGGCCAAAGACATTAGTGCGAGCCTCGATTTTGCTGAGTCTCTCTCGCAGCATCCATTGGCAGGCAAACTCAAGTTGGACGCAGTTCTCCTGAGTGGCCACTCATACGGTGCGCTAACCACGTGGTCTTTAATTGGCAAAGTATGGAACACGGACTACGTGGCTGAGAGATGTGAAATGGCGGGAAACCCTGACCACCCGTGTACTGCCGACTATGCGAGCTCGTTTGAAGCAGGGCACCGAGACGCGCGAATTGTCGCCTCAGTTCCTATGGCCGGACTTGTGTCCGAAGACTGGTATGGAAACGACTTCTCAGGCGTGGATGTGCCAGTTCTGGCCGTCACCGGAAGCGAAGACCAGATTGGACAAGCCGAACAATGGGAACGTGTTTCAGGCGTGGACTTCACATGGATTGATATTGAAGGTGCTTGCCATCAGGCATTCGCACTTGGAAATTGTCCCACGGCACCAAACGAAGTGGTGGACCCCGTCATCAATTCGTTTACTCTCGCATTTGGAATTCGACACGTACTCGGCTCTCAGGACCCCGTGATCGCACGGGTCTTGGACGGCCAAGCCGAATACCCAATCGTTAGCTTTCAGAGAAAGCAGTAG
- a CDS encoding DUF3775 domain-containing protein produces MLHISTAKVRSVIQLLRKIEAVRPDIRHESTPYEDLEDLLRELDPDEKVDLVALMLLGRGDFTDDEWDDCWHHAEDEEADADLAEYLTETPNAAHIDEGLALVGEMEEEEEEEEDDDY; encoded by the coding sequence ATGCTTCACATCTCCACCGCTAAAGTTCGTTCGGTGATCCAACTTCTTCGAAAAATCGAGGCAGTTCGTCCAGATATCCGTCACGAGAGCACACCTTACGAGGATTTGGAAGATCTTCTGCGTGAGCTCGACCCAGATGAAAAAGTTGATTTGGTTGCACTAATGCTCCTTGGCCGCGGCGACTTCACCGACGACGAGTGGGACGACTGCTGGCATCACGCCGAGGACGAAGAAGCTGACGCTGACCTCGCCGAATACCTCACCGAAACACCCAATGCCGCCCACATTGACGAAGGCTTGGCACTTGTAGGTGAGATGGAAGAAGAAGAAGAGGAAGAAGAAGACGACGACTACTAG
- a CDS encoding DUF1552 domain-containing protein, protein MSRRTRGLTRRTILKGMLGGMAVSVGLPVLEVFLNSNGNALAQGQLIPPRFGLFFWGNGVHPERWVPTGEGAQWELSEQLLGLAGVKEEITVVSGTELKVPNVIPHTSGACGILSGTPLIVEGQHETFAGPTIDQIIADALGNETRFRSLEYGAEASAGLSYNGPDSRNPPETSPWALYDRIFGTGFRLPGEDAQVDPRIALRRSVLDAVMEDSRKLQGRVGAADKARLDQHFTSIRELELRLQRLEEDPPDRAACARPEGPLREYPALDGRAQVREKNRAMCDLVALALACDQTRVFSNYITYPVNNLLFEGASAGHHQLTHDEPGDQPEVNAIVKYLIEEFAYMVESLRAIPEGDSTLLDNCVVLGTSDVSYGRTHSLSEFPILLAGTAGGALKKGVHYRSASAENATRVPLTIARALGVQLSEFGKDEGKAADSIGALEV, encoded by the coding sequence ATGAGTCGACGAACGAGAGGATTGACCCGTAGGACCATTCTCAAAGGCATGCTCGGAGGTATGGCGGTTAGCGTGGGCTTACCAGTGTTGGAAGTGTTCCTGAACTCTAACGGCAATGCGCTCGCGCAGGGGCAACTCATCCCGCCGAGGTTCGGCCTCTTCTTCTGGGGCAATGGGGTACATCCAGAGCGTTGGGTGCCCACTGGTGAGGGAGCCCAATGGGAGCTATCGGAACAACTTTTGGGGCTCGCTGGGGTCAAAGAAGAAATCACCGTGGTTTCGGGCACCGAGCTCAAGGTGCCCAACGTGATCCCGCACACTTCCGGAGCGTGCGGAATTCTTTCGGGAACGCCTCTGATTGTGGAGGGGCAACACGAGACCTTTGCCGGACCAACCATTGACCAGATCATCGCCGACGCGCTCGGAAATGAGACGCGCTTTCGCTCACTCGAGTACGGGGCCGAGGCTAGTGCTGGACTTTCGTACAACGGGCCGGACAGCCGAAATCCGCCTGAGACGTCGCCCTGGGCGCTCTATGACCGGATTTTTGGGACCGGATTCCGTCTGCCCGGTGAGGACGCTCAGGTCGATCCGAGGATTGCGCTCAGGCGTAGTGTCTTGGATGCCGTGATGGAGGATTCGCGTAAACTTCAGGGCAGAGTAGGGGCCGCAGATAAGGCGCGCCTTGACCAGCACTTCACCTCGATCCGAGAGCTGGAGCTGCGCCTGCAGCGCTTGGAAGAAGACCCGCCTGACCGTGCGGCGTGCGCGCGTCCTGAGGGGCCGCTGCGCGAGTACCCGGCATTGGACGGGCGTGCACAGGTCAGGGAGAAGAATCGTGCGATGTGCGACCTTGTGGCGCTTGCGCTGGCGTGCGACCAAACCCGTGTCTTTAGCAATTATATTACCTATCCGGTAAACAACTTGCTCTTCGAAGGTGCGTCTGCAGGTCACCACCAGCTCACGCACGACGAGCCCGGAGACCAGCCCGAAGTCAACGCGATCGTGAAGTATCTGATCGAAGAATTCGCGTATATGGTCGAGTCGTTGAGGGCGATTCCTGAGGGGGATTCTACGCTTTTGGACAATTGCGTGGTGCTCGGAACCTCGGACGTCTCGTACGGTAGGACGCACTCCTTGAGCGAGTTCCCGATTTTGTTAGCCGGTACGGCGGGTGGAGCGTTGAAGAAAGGAGTTCACTATCGCTCAGCGTCCGCTGAAAACGCCACGCGCGTACCCCTGACCATAGCTAGAGCTCTTGGTGTGCAGTTAAGCGAGTTTGGAAAGGATGAAGGAAAAGCAGCCGACTCTATCGGCGCTCTGGAAGTCTGA
- a CDS encoding DUF1592 domain-containing protein, with translation MRKITFLALFAGLAFVGCSSEDSPSEPEVRAELEAQPAKLPRLTQTQYNQILRDFFGPDLVLPVRLEPDARTSGLVAAGASATSISTRGAELYETAAYEVSRQVMQTPEIRDRVMPCEPSGVEDLACAEEFIKTFGERAWRRPLDSEEIERLLGISQEAISVTGAFYDGLEFALAAILQSPNFLFRAELGEDARDLNAYELASRLSFFLWNTTPDNELLELARSGELLDDAVLEETVDRMLEDPRARRGVRQFFVDHYELDRLDGLTKAPELFPHISEEVGESAREETLSVLEEIIFDGSGDFRDALTTRKTFINRKLAAIYDVPAPAREGFAEYEFSQESLRRGILGHVSFLAVWSHPVSTSATLRGMFVQQKLLCRVVPPPPAGVDTSIPEPTGNEPTLRDRIAVHLEDPNCASCHNLTDKIGLAYENFDGIGRYRPTDNGAPLELAGDLDGDAFEDPTDLAELVREHKRLGECLTQKMAAYATNSGDYAGEDEDLRRLAESFAAANYDVKSLMKALVLSDAFRKVKVSE, from the coding sequence ATGAGAAAAATCACGTTTTTGGCACTTTTTGCCGGTTTGGCATTTGTGGGTTGCTCGAGCGAGGACTCACCGTCTGAGCCAGAGGTTCGAGCGGAGCTTGAGGCACAGCCTGCAAAGCTTCCACGTCTAACTCAAACCCAATACAACCAGATTTTGAGGGACTTCTTCGGGCCAGACCTCGTCTTGCCCGTTCGGCTTGAGCCCGATGCGAGAACCTCGGGTCTCGTTGCGGCCGGCGCCTCGGCGACCAGCATCTCGACTCGCGGAGCTGAACTCTATGAGACCGCGGCCTATGAGGTTTCGCGCCAGGTCATGCAGACCCCAGAGATTCGTGATCGGGTGATGCCTTGCGAGCCATCGGGTGTTGAGGATTTGGCCTGTGCAGAGGAGTTTATCAAGACCTTTGGGGAACGCGCTTGGAGACGCCCTCTTGATTCTGAAGAAATTGAGCGGCTCTTGGGTATCAGCCAAGAGGCTATCAGTGTCACGGGCGCTTTTTATGACGGTCTGGAGTTTGCGCTCGCCGCGATTCTTCAATCGCCGAACTTCCTCTTTCGTGCTGAGCTAGGCGAGGATGCTAGAGATCTCAATGCGTACGAGCTCGCGAGCCGCCTAAGTTTCTTTCTTTGGAACACTACGCCAGACAACGAGCTTCTGGAGCTCGCCCGTAGCGGGGAGCTCTTGGATGATGCGGTCTTGGAAGAAACCGTAGACCGGATGTTGGAGGATCCACGGGCGAGGAGAGGTGTCAGGCAGTTCTTTGTGGACCACTACGAGCTCGACCGTCTCGATGGACTCACGAAGGCTCCGGAACTCTTTCCTCATATCAGCGAGGAAGTAGGCGAGAGCGCTCGAGAAGAGACGCTGAGCGTGCTCGAGGAAATCATCTTTGATGGCTCTGGGGATTTTCGGGATGCCCTTACTACCAGAAAGACCTTCATAAACCGCAAACTCGCTGCCATTTACGATGTTCCAGCGCCTGCACGAGAGGGTTTTGCCGAGTACGAGTTTTCTCAGGAGAGCCTGAGGCGCGGCATTCTAGGTCATGTGAGCTTCCTGGCCGTGTGGTCGCATCCGGTCTCTACTTCGGCCACTCTTCGAGGCATGTTCGTTCAACAAAAGCTGCTCTGCCGCGTGGTTCCACCTCCTCCAGCCGGCGTAGATACTTCGATTCCTGAGCCCACCGGAAACGAGCCGACCCTGAGGGATCGCATTGCGGTTCACCTCGAAGACCCGAATTGCGCGTCCTGTCATAATCTGACCGATAAGATTGGACTCGCGTACGAGAACTTCGATGGTATCGGGCGTTACCGTCCGACGGACAACGGCGCTCCTCTTGAGCTCGCCGGTGATTTGGATGGTGATGCGTTCGAAGACCCAACCGATCTCGCCGAACTCGTGAGAGAGCACAAACGGCTCGGCGAGTGTTTGACGCAAAAGATGGCGGCTTACGCCACGAATTCAGGAGATTACGCGGGTGAGGATGAGGATTTGCGGCGTCTTGCTGAGTCTTTCGCAGCCGCGAATTACGACGTCAAATCCCTGATGAAGGCATTGGTTCTGAGCGACGCGTTCAGAAAAGTGAAGGTGAGCGAATGA